From a single Hypomesus transpacificus isolate Combined female chromosome 14, fHypTra1, whole genome shotgun sequence genomic region:
- the smad6b gene encoding mothers against decapentaplegic homolog 6b, with product MFRTKRSGLVRRLWRSRLIPDKEGDDGNGKSSEGCRDDLFGNNPEKIPKTELRPMTPSGSLVGDLGGVCTRNPADGSGLGVTADQDGGAVCVQDQGSPRSIQDSECRTVTCCLFKDKDHSESRGPETAHGMELGSCHFVLRNLRPRDTGSSEAQETKPRTVLEHDLKTATYSLLKRLKEKTLDALLEAVESRGGMPSDCVMVSRGELRLGGHMASPQLLACKLYRWSDLQHSAQLKPLCECKSFGSLDSPAVCCNPYHYSRLCGPESPPPPYSRLFPNEEHKPLDLSDSTLSYTEMEVASSPNVTPGEFSDASMSPDAPKQSHWCNVAYWEHRTRVGRLYTVYDPSVSIFYDLPQGTGFCLGQLSPEPRSSIVQRTRGKIGYGILLSKEPDGVWAYNRSEHPVFVNSPTLDVPNSRTLVVRKVMPGYSIKVFDYERSCLLRHTTDPDLLDGPYDPNSVRISFAKGWGPCYSRQFITSCPCWLEVLLSDHR from the exons ATGTTCAGGACGAAACGCTCAGGTCTTGTGCGGCGACTCTGGAGAAGCCGTTTGATTCCAGATAAAGAGGGGGATGATGGAAATGGCAAATCTAGCGAGGGGTGTAGGGACGATCTGTTCGGCAACAACCCAGAGAAAATTCCCAAAACGGAGCTCAGACCGATGACCCCTAGCGGGTCGCTTGTAGGGGACTTAGGGGGAGTGTGTACCCGGAACCCCGCTGATGGCAGCGGCTTGGGGGTCACAGCGGACCAAGATGGGGGTGCGGTGTGTGTCCAGGACCAGGGAAGTCCGCGCTCCATACAGGACAGTGAATGCAGAACAGTAACATGCTGTTTATTTAAGGACAAGGACCACTCTGAATCTCGAGGTCCAGAGACGGCCCACGGAATGGAACTCGGGTCATGTCACTTCGTGCTGAGGAACCTCCGGCCACGGGACACTGGTTCTTCTGAGGCGCAGGAAACAAAGCCACGCACGGTGTTGGAGCACGATCTCAAAACTGCTACATATTCTCTTTTGAAAAGACTAAAAGAGAAAACCCTGGATGCCTTATTGGAGGCTGTGGAGTCCAGAGGAGGGATGCCGAGCGACTGTGTCATGGTGTCGCGGGGAGAGCTACGGCTCGGCGGTCATATGGCATCCCCTCAACTGCTTGCCTGTAAACTGTACCGTTGGTCCGACCTTCAGCACTCTGCCCAGCTCAAGCCACTCTGTGAGTGTAAGAGTTTTGGATCTTTGGACAGTCCAGCGGTATGCTGCAACCCATATCACTACAGTCGACTCTGTGGGCCAG AGTCACCCCCACCGCCATATTCAAGGCTTTTCCCCAATGAAGAACACAAGCCCCTGG ATCTGTCAGACTCTACATTGTCTTACACTGAAATGGAGGTGGCTAGCTCTCCAAACGTCACTCCGGGGGAGTTTTCAG ATGCCAGTATGTCGCCTGACGCCCCCAAGCAGAGCCACTGGTGCAACGTGGCGTACTGGGAGCACCGGACCCGCGTGGGCCGCCTCTACACCGTGTATGACCCGTCAGTCAGCATCTTCTACGATCTACCTCAGGGCACTGGCTTCTGCCTGGGTCAGCTCAGCCCGGAGCCTCGCAGCAGCATCGTCCAGCGCACGCGGGGCAAAATCGGCTACGGCATCCTCCTGAGCAAGGAGCCCGACGGCGTGTGGGCTTACAACCGCAGCGAGCACCCCGTGTTCGTCAACTCTCCCACTCTGGACGTGCCCAACAGCAGGACGCTGGTGGTGCGCAAGGTGATGCCGGGCTACTCCATCAAGGTGTTTGACTATGAGCGCTCCTGCCTTCTGAGGCACACAACAGATCCCGACCTCCTGGACGGACCTTACGACCCCAACAGCGTGCGGATCAGCTTTGCTAAGGGCTGGGGGCCCTGCTATTCTAGACAGTTCATCACCTCTTGCCCCTGCTGGCTGGAGGTCCTGCTCAGCGACCACAGATAA